The DNA window TCGAAAAAAGGAAGGCTTATGTACAAAACTATCAATTCGAGAGAATATAGGACTTGCAAACCTTGACCAGATTTGCAGCAAGGTTGGAATCGTCAATAGACGGAAGGAAAACAAATTAGCTGAGGAAGCTGTTGAAAAGCTTAAGATTAAAACACCATCTCCAGAGCAAGTTGTAAATAATCTATCAGGTGGGAATCAGCAAAAAATTGTAGTAGGAAAATGGCTGGTAAGAAGTGCTGAAGTGGTGATATTTGATGAGCCCACTCGAGGTATTGATGTAGCGGCAAAAGTAGAGATATATAACATTATGAATGAACTTAAGAGGCAGGGAATCGGAGTTATCTTTGTCTCGTCGGAAATGCCTGAAGTTATGTGTATGAGTGACAGAATTCTGGTAATGTGCAATGGAAGGATTACAGGAGATCTGGTTTCCAGAGAAACAACACAGGATGAAATCCTACGTTGCGCAACTAAATACAGTCATTAATCAAAGAGCTTGTAAAGATTTAGAGATAAAGGAGAAGAGTCATGCAGAATAAAGAACACAGCTTTAATGGCATGTGGAGACAAATAGTATCAATCAGAGGCATGGGGCAGGTAATTTCAGTATCAATCGCACTAATAATCATGACGATTGTATTTGGTATTATAAACCCCTTGTTTTTTTCGCCTGATAATACGACTAACCTTCTGCGCCAAGTTGTTCCAATTATGATAATTGGTATGGGGCAATCCTTTGTATTAATAACAGGTGGTATTGACCTATCCATTGGTTCGGTTGCAGGAATGTCATCCATGATATCTGCAACATTAATGACTGCCGGTCACATGAACCCTTGGCTGGCAGCACTTATAACCATTTTGGCCTGCTGTGTTGTCGGGCTGTTTAATGGACTCCTCGTGTCCAAGGCAAAGCTTCCTGCATTTATAGCAACCTTGGGAACAATGATAATTGCAAGAGGTATTGCTCAATTGGTAAATGGCAACATGAATACTGATGGAATTCCGGAAAGTGCCAAAGTCTTTAAGGACCTGTTTTACTATGGTGATACCTTTGGACTGTACAATCCAATATGGATTGGGTTGATATTATTCATATTCTTCAATTTTATCTTATCCAGAACCAGAACCGGGAGGCATACCTACGCTATCGGGAGCAACTATGAGGCAGCAAAGCTTTCGGGAGTCAATGTCATTCTGGCTGAAAGCAAGGTATACATTTTTAGTGCATTCCTTGCAGGAATTGTAGGATTGATGCTGACCGCACAAAGTGGCATGGGAACTATGAGTGCCGGAAACATGTATGAACTGAATGCTGTGGCTGCATCTGTCATAGGTGGTGTAAGTACGATGGGAGGCCAAGGCTTACTGTTTGGAACAGTAATTGGTTCTTTCATCTGGGGAGTATTAAACAACGGACTTCAATTTGCCGGGGCTCCATTGGCTCTTAGAAACCTGGTAATAGGAGTTGTAGTTATAATATCAGTCCTAATTGACAGGGTGGCTAGAAGTGGAAAATTTGATTTCAGAAAAGTGTTAAAAAGCAAAGGAGTTAATATTTCCAGCTAGTTTCAAATTGATTTTTATCATGGTGTAACGTGCGCCATGAATAAATAATAATAAATATGAGGAGTGGAGAGAATGAAAAAAATCTTAGTATTCCTACTGATTTTAACAATGGCATTTGCCTTTACAGCATGTGCGCCTAAAGTGGAAACACCAGTTGCAGCGGCAGCTCCTGAAGCTGCAGCCCCAGCCCCAACCCCAACTAAGACCGTTTACTTAATCACAATGGACAAAATGGACCAGCACTGGGTGAATGTTGATGCAGGCGCAAAGACCATGGCTGAAGCCTTGGGACTAAATTACAAATGGGATGCACCAGATGTAAAAGACAATGCTAAACAGATTGAAGCAGTTAATAATGCAGTTGCAGATAAAGCAGATTTAATCTTGCTTGCAGCAAATGATCCGAAAGCTATTTCAGAAGCAGTCAAAACTGCAAAAGCAAAAGGCGTAAAAATTATATATGTTGACTCAGCAGCAGACGAACCAGCTATTGCAACATTGTCAACAAACAATCGTCAAGCAGGAGTACTGGCAGGACAGACAATGGTAGATGAGTTAAAAGCTGCTGGTAAAACAAGTGGCAAAATAGGTATCATAAGTGTTAATACTGCAACAAATTCAACAATGAATAGAGAAAATGGCTTTAAAGAAGTTGTTGCGGCTGCTGGATATACTATTTTGACAACAGAATATAAAGATGGCGATGCTGCTGCTTCCCAAGAAGCTGCATATGGCTTTATTGCCGGAAATGAAGATCTGGTTGGATTATATGGAACAAACGAAGGTTCAACTGTAGGCGTAGGAAATGCAATAAAAGCAGCGGGCAAGAGCATTATAGGCATTGGCTTTGATAAATCAGACGCAATTCTGGGACTGCTGAAAGACGGTAGTTTAAAGGCAGCAATGGCACAGAATCCATTTACAATGGGCTATTTGGGAGTTGCACAGGCTTATGCAGCGTTAAACGATAAAAGCACAGGTCCTGCAGTAATAGATACAGGCGTAGCAATTCTTAGAAAATAGAATAATAGTCGAAAACCTCTGGGGTGAATCTTCAACCCAGAGGTTTTTTTCTGCTGCGATTATTATCTTTTAACATAATGGCTGCCTGAAGAATATTATGAAATTGAATAATATATTTGGAGTGAGTTTTTATGCTGCAGTTCCTGGAAGGAATAAATTTATACCTATGGATTCCAATTGTTCTGGCTTTTATCTTGGCAATCGCAGCGTTGTTTTATCTCATGACATACCGGCATTCTGCTGCCGGTAATAGATTAAAAAAGGGGGCGGATATTGATACTATGTATGAAGCAATAAAAAATGCTGGGTATTCCTATGATCCAAATCAAGACATATTTTATTCCAATATGGATTCATGGCAGAGGAAAATGGGATATTGCCGCCTGTATGATGAAGCATTAGCACCGTTAAACATGATTATAGATTGCGAACCGATTTACTTTGAGTATGGTGGTAAAAGGTGGCTGATTGAATTTTGGAAAGGGCAGTATGGTATGACCATCGGCGGCGAGATAGGGGTATATAC is part of the Clostridia bacterium genome and encodes:
- a CDS encoding ABC transporter permease, which gives rise to MQNKEHSFNGMWRQIVSIRGMGQVISVSIALIIMTIVFGIINPLFFSPDNTTNLLRQVVPIMIIGMGQSFVLITGGIDLSIGSVAGMSSMISATLMTAGHMNPWLAALITILACCVVGLFNGLLVSKAKLPAFIATLGTMIIARGIAQLVNGNMNTDGIPESAKVFKDLFYYGDTFGLYNPIWIGLILFIFFNFILSRTRTGRHTYAIGSNYEAAKLSGVNVILAESKVYIFSAFLAGIVGLMLTAQSGMGTMSAGNMYELNAVAASVIGGVSTMGGQGLLFGTVIGSFIWGVLNNGLQFAGAPLALRNLVIGVVVIISVLIDRVARSGKFDFRKVLKSKGVNISS
- a CDS encoding substrate-binding domain-containing protein; the protein is MKKILVFLLILTMAFAFTACAPKVETPVAAAAPEAAAPAPTPTKTVYLITMDKMDQHWVNVDAGAKTMAEALGLNYKWDAPDVKDNAKQIEAVNNAVADKADLILLAANDPKAISEAVKTAKAKGVKIIYVDSAADEPAIATLSTNNRQAGVLAGQTMVDELKAAGKTSGKIGIISVNTATNSTMNRENGFKEVVAAAGYTILTTEYKDGDAAASQEAAYGFIAGNEDLVGLYGTNEGSTVGVGNAIKAAGKSIIGIGFDKSDAILGLLKDGSLKAAMAQNPFTMGYLGVAQAYAALNDKSTGPAVIDTGVAILRK